From Pagrus major chromosome 9, Pma_NU_1.0, the proteins below share one genomic window:
- the pikfyve gene encoding 1-phosphatidylinositol 3-phosphate 5-kinase isoform X1 → MTCIANSKSVAFIKGTSSDMAADDKSSSSSSTDWSAEPPVISPTSPSHLTHFKPLTPEQDEPPLRSAYSSFVSLFRFNNKEEGRPPSTVSEKPDVPSPSPQSERRSWSSSPSHSLYGSRTHRKQHPDHLRRTSTVSDGSRKSDTPLSNHDPRTAVQLRTALKRLKEIMEGKSQDSDLKQYWMPDSQCKECYDCNEKFTTFRRRHHCRLCGQIFCSRCCNQEIPGKFMGYTGDLRACTYCRKLALSYAHSADSGSIGEDLSALSDSPCSVCVLEPSEPRTPVGGRKASRNIFLEEDLTWQRKTPIGMRKNMIHQEPQNSSRLTTLQEDVGKSPARKRSASVTNLSLDRSGSSMVPSYDSSVSPPTNRAMSGTKSGTKLDHSEEERKILLDSSQLKDLWKKICHNSTGMEFQDHRYWLRTYPNCIVGKELVNWLLRNGTISTRAQAIAIGQALVDGRWLDCVTHHDQLFRDEYALYRPLQSTEFSETPSPDSDSVNSLEGHSEPSWFKDIKFDDSDTEQLADETEYTVPNSAGHSKRTSVSSFQSVVDSDSAASINLNMEQNNVNFHIKKQSKYPHVPPTAEQKSEFLVSEDGGQNIVISDAFIKESLFNRRVEEKAKEMLFTPLGWHHSSLDQLREENGEKKAMERLLSANHSHMMALLQQLLYSESLSLSWRDIIVPVVRQVVQTVRPDVRTCDDDMDIRQLVHIKKIPGGRKFDSTVVNGFVCTKSIAHKKMNPYIKNPKILLLKCSIEYLYREETKFTCIDPIVLQEREFLKNYVQRIVDVRPNLVLVEKTVSRIAQDMLLEHGITLVINVKPQVLDRVSRMTQGDLVMSMDQLLTKPRLGTCHKFYMQPFTLANNEVKTLMFFEGCSPHLGCSIKLRGASEYELARVKEIIMLMMCVAYHSQLEISFLMDEFAMPPSLAQSTSFPCLLEGTSVEEESDGEKRGKDTNGEGQEKYIEAEDSALGGQPEEEGLPSESSSKNGDVDTLQDKQTLKSYSSVEEEAGNTETMTSPFPSPPAPSLSVPPPFLMEEDQEMDSDTLIRASDGETGEEGSLVKDESLDIEDGEGSETPTPRLFRDPLQDDTGMFVAEQVTSSDDHLKSISAVFKQELKDIILCISPFITFKKPFLLTPAGMHCPSRDYFPEQVYLSPLLNKDFKELDGRRKRQLLKDSAPSSLVSGQTNGVPQPKPIDVLPSHSLTSTRIVEQLSSSQDLAKMLADYRAKGGRIRQREAPDPFNTASSAAPVSGQSRAGDTTVKPPVKSDSEEEKPSKQNEMSWAPKLDCLNPVNHQRLCVLFSSSSAQSNNAPNPCVSPWIVTMEFYGKNDLCLGVFLERYCFRPSYQCPSMFCETPMVHHIRRFVHGSGCVQIVLKELDSPVPGYQHTILNYSWCRICKQVTPVVPLSNDSWSMSFAKYLELRFYGHQYTRRANAEPCGHSIHKDYHQYFSYNQMVASFSYTSVRLLEICLPRPKIFIRNLGPAKANLQQDLKDFSQKVIQVYLAIDDRLTSLKTDTFSKTREEKMEDLFAQKDMEEAELRSWIEKLQARLLACCLDSPQQLQSVLESLVMKKQSLCEMLQYWNGRLQDLFQQEKGRKRLSVPPSPGRHRQTATDDSKSALESSPRNPSPIVQNGEKEDRHLTTLSSASSSMLPSPAEPGAEPITPGPSFTEQDLAEDVFDGHLLGSTDSQVKEKSTMKAILANFLPGNSYNPIPFPFDPDKHYLMDEHERVPIAVCEREPSSIIAFALSCKKYKTALDDLSKTSNTGGDENPQVISAGESRAKSSPARPSESASSQQSRSSMDTDPLKDADLTDKQKKQTLNPHIELQFSDANAKFYCRIYYAEEFHKMREVIMESPEEDFVRSLSHCVNWQARGGKSGAVFYATEDDRFILKQMPRLEVQSFLDFAPHYFTYITGAVQQKRPTALAKILGVYRIGYKNSQNNTEKKLDLLVMENLFYGRKMAQVFDLKGSLRNRNVKTDSGKESCEVVLLDENLLKLIHDNPLYIRSHCKAILRAAIHSDAYFLSSHLIIDYSLLVGRDDTTDQLVVGIIDYIRTFTWDKRLEMVVKSTGILGGQGKMPTVVSPELYRARFCEAMDKYFLMVPDHWTGLGINC, encoded by the exons ATGACATGCATTGCAAACTCGAAGTCTGTAGCCTTCATCAAAGG GACCAGCAGTGACATGGCTGCTGATGACAAGTCCTCGTCTTCATCCTCGACAGACTGGAGCGCCGAGCCGCCGGTCATCTCGCCCACCAGCCCCTCCCACCTGACCCACTTCAAACCACTGACACCGGAGCAGGACGAGCCTCCGCTCCGCTCTGCATACAGCTCGTTTGTCAGCCTGTTTCGTTTCAACAACAAAG aagagGGACGTCCTCCCTCAACTGTTTCAGAGAAGCCAGATGTGCCATCCCCTTCTCCTCAATCTGAGAGGAGGAGCTGGTCCTCCAGTCCTTCCCACTCACTCTACGGTTCGAGGACGCACCGGAAACAGCACCCAGACCACCTCCGACGTACCTCCACTGTCTctg ACGGCAGCAGGAAATCAGATACCCCTCTGAGCAATCATGACCCTCGCACAGCTGTACAACTTCGCACTGCACTGAAGAGGCTGAAGGAAATAATGGAGGGAAAGAGCCAG GACAGCGATCTGAAACAATACTGGATGCCAGATAGTCAGTGTAAGGAGTGTTACGACTGCAATGAGAAGTTCACAACCTTCCGCCGCCGGCATCACTGCCGACTGTGTGGCCAGATCTTCTGCAGCCGGTGCTGCAACCAGGAGATCCCTGGAAAGTTCATGGGCTACACAG GAGACCTTCGAGCCTGTACGTACTGCCGTAAACTAGCACTAAGCTACGCACACTCAGCTGACTCTGGCTCCATCGGAGAGGACCTGAGCGCCTTGTCTGACTCTCCctgctctgtatgtgtgttggaGCCCAGTGAGCCCCGGACACCTGTGGGTGGGCGTAAGGCCAGCAGGAACATCTTCCTTGAGGAAGACCTGACCTGGCagag AAAAACTCCTATTGGGATGAGAAAGAA TATGATTCACCAGGAACCTCAGAACAGTTCCAGACTGACAACGCTACAAGAAGACGTAGGCAAATCGCCTGCTAGGAAGAG GTCTGCCAGTGTGACCAACCTGTCACTGGACCGCTCTGGATCCTCCATGGTGCCTTCCTACGACAGCTCAGTCAGCCCGCCAACCAACCGAGCCATGTCAGGCACCAAGAGCGGCACCAAGTTGGAccacagtgaggaggagaggaagatccTACTG GACTCCTCCCAGCTGAAGGACTTGTGGAAGAAAATCTGCCACAACAGCACAGGGATGGAGTTCCAGGACCACAGATACTGGTTGAGGACCTACCCCAACTGCATTGTGGGAAAAGAGCTTGTCAACTGGCTGTTGAGGAACGGCACCATCTCCACCAG GGCCCAGGCTATCGCCATTGGTCAGGCATTAGTGGACGGTCGCTGGCTGGACTGTGTCACTCACCATGACCAGCTGTTCAGAGATGAGTATGCTCTCTACCGTCCCCTCCAG AGTACAGAGTTCTCAGAAACACCGTCTCCAGACAGTGATAGTGTCAACTCCCTGGAGGGACATTCAGAGCCATCCTGGTTCAAGGACATCAAGTTTGATGACAGCGACACAGAACAGCTCGCAGATGAGACAGAGTACACCGTTCCCA aCTCTGCCGGGCACAGCAAGAGGACATCCGTCAGCAGTTTCCAGTCGGTAGTGGACAGTGACTCAGCTGCCTCGATCAACCTCAACATGGAGCAAAACAATGTGAATTTCCACATCAAGAAACAGTCCAAGTATCCACATGTGCCTCCCACCGCTgagcagaaat CTGAATTTCTTGTTTCTGAGGATGGAGGACAGAACATTGTCATAAGTGATGCCTTCATCAAGG AGTCTCTGTTCAACCGTCGTGTGGAGGAGAAGGCTAAAGAGATGCTGTTTACACCATTGGGTTGGCATCACAGCTCTCTGGACCAGCTCAGGGAGGAGAACGGAGAGAAGAAGGCCATGGAGAGGCTGCT TTCAGCCAACCACAGCCACATGATGgcgctgctgcagcagctgctctaCAGTGAGTCTCTGTCGCTGTCCTGGCGGGATATCATTGTCCCTGTGGTGCGACAGGTGGTCCAGACAGTACGGCCCGACGTCCGCACCTGCGATGATGACATGGACATCCGCCAGCTGGTCCACATCAAGAAG attcCTGGAGGGAGAAAGTTTGACTCAACGGTGGTAAACGGTTTTGTCTGCACCAAGAGCATTGCCCACAAGAAG ATGAACCCATAcatcaaaaacccaaagattctGCTGCTGAAGTGCTCCATAGAATATCTGTACAGGGAGGAGACCAAGTTTACCTGCATCGACCCCATTGTGCTACAG GAACGAGAGTTTTTGAAGAACTATGTGCAGCGCATTGTAGACGTCCGTCCAAACCTGGTGTTAGTGGAGAAGACGGTGTCTCGTATTGCTCAGGACATGCTGCTAGAGCACGGCATCACACTGGTCATCAACGTCAAACCG CAAGTCTTGGACAGGGTGAGTCGTATGACCCAGGGAGACCTGGTAATGTCCATGGACCAGCTCCTCACTAAACCTCGTCTGGGAACTTGCCACAAGTTCTACATGCAGCCCTTCACCCTGGCCAACA ATGAAGTGAAGACGCTGATGTTCTTTGAGGGCTGTTCTCCTCATCTTGGATGCTCCATTAAGCTGCGTGGTGCTTCAGAGTACGAGCTGGCCAGGGTGAAGGAGATTATTATGCTGATGATGTGCGTGGCCTACCACTCCCAGTTGGAGATCTCTTTCCTCATGGACGAGTTTGCCATGCCACCCAGCTTGGCCCAGAGCACCTCGTTCCCTTGCTTGCTGGAGGGCACTTCTGTAGAGGAGGAGTcagatggagagaagagagggaaagacacaAATGGAGAGGGCCAGGAGAAATACATAGAGGCTGAAGACTCTGCACTGGGAGGACAACCTGAGGAGGAAGGGCTTCCCTCTGAGTCTTCATCCAAAAATGGAGACGTAGACACTCTCCAAGACAAACAGACCCTAAAATCATATTCTTCTGTCGAGGAGGAGGCTGGTAACACAGAGACAATGACCTCACCCTTTCCCAGTCCCCCCgcaccatctctctctgtcccccctCCATTCCTCATGGAAGAAGACCAGGAGATGGATTCAGACACTCTCATCAGGGCATCTGATGGGGAGACTGGGGAAGAGGGAAGCCTAGTGAAGGACGAGTCACTTGATATAGAGGATGGGGAAGGTTCAGAGACACCTACTCCCAGGTTGTTCCGTGACCCTCTACAGGATGATACGGGCATGTTTGTGGCTGAGCAGGTGACTTCATCTGATGACCATCTGAAGTCCATCTCTGCTGTGTTCAAGCAGGAGCTGAAGGACATTATCCTGTGCATTTCCCCCTTCATTACCTTTAAGAAACCATTCCTTCTCACACCTGCTGGCATGCACTGCCCCAGCAGGGATTACTTCCCAGAACAG GTCtacctgtctcctctcctcaacAAGGATTTTAAGGAACTGGATGGGCGCAGAAAGCGGCAGCTCCTCAAAGACTCTGCCCCCTCCTCCCTAGTGAGTGGACAGACCAATGGCGTCCCACAACCAAAGCCCATTGATGTCCTGCCCTCCCACAGCCTTACCAGCACCCGCATTGtggagcagctgagcagcagccagGACCTAGCGAAGATGTTGGCAGACTACAGAGCAAAGGGAGGTCGTATTCGGCAGAGGGAAGCCCCCGACCCTTTCAACACTGCCAGTTCTGCAGCTCCTGTCAGTGGCCAGAGCAGGGCGGGGGACACTACAGTCAAGCCACCAGTGAAGTCTGACAGTGAAGAGGAGAAGCCGAGCAAACAGAATGAAATGAGCTGGGCCCCAAAG CTGGACTGTCTAAACCCTGTCAACcatcagagactgtgtgtgCTCTTCAGCAGTTCATCAGCTCAGTCCAACAATGCACCCAATCCCTGCGTCAGCCCATG GATTGTCACAATGGAGTTCTATGGCAAGAATGACCTCTGTCTGGGTGTTTTCTTGGAGCGATATTGTTTCAG gcCATCTTACCAGTGCCCCAGCATGTTCTGTGAGACTCCCATGGTGCACCACATCCGTCGGTTTGTGCACGGCAGCGGCTGTGTGCAGATTGTGTTGAAGGAGCTGGACTCCCCCGTGCCTGGTTATCAGCACACAATTCTCAACTACTCCTGGTGTCGCATCTGCAAACAG GTGACACCAGTGGTGCCTCTGTCCAACGACTCGTGGTCCATGTCTTTTGCCAAGTACCTGGAGCTTCGTTTCTACGGACACCAGTACACGAGGAGGGCTAATGCAGAGCCTTGTGGACACTCCATCCACAAAGACTACCACCAGTACTTCTCATACAACCAGATGGTGGCTTCCTTCAG CTACACTTCTGTAAGGCTGTTGGAGATTTGTCTTCCTCGTCCCAAGATCTTCATCAGGAACCTAGGGCCTGCAAAAGCCAACCTGCAGCAGGACCTGAAGGACTTCTCTCAAAA AGTGATTCAGGTGTACTTGGCCATAGATGACCGCCTCACCTCCCTCAAGACCGACACCTTCAGTAAGACgagagaggaaaagatggaGGACCTGTTCGCTCAGAAAGAT atGGAAGAGGCAGAGCTGCGGAGCTGGATAGAAAAACTTCAGGCGCGACTGTTGGCCTGCTGTCTGGATTctcctcagcagctgcagtccgTCCTGGAGTCACTGGTGATGAAGAAACAGAGTCTGTGTGAGATGTTACAGTACTGGAATGGAAG GCTGCAGGACTTGTTCCAGCAGGAGAAAGGCAGGAAgcgtctgtctgtccctcccaGCCCAGGCAGGCACAGACAGACCGCCACTGATGACAGCAAG AGTGCCCTGGAATCCTCCCCCCGTAACCCTTCACCTATAGTACAGAATGGTGAGAAAG AGGACCGTCACCTCACCACGCTgtcctcagcctcctcctccatgctgcCATCACCAGCAGAGCCTGGAGCTGAGCCAATTACTCCTGGTCCCTCCTTCACTGAGCAGGACCTCGCagaag ATGTATTTGACGGACACTTGCTGGGCTCCACTGACAGCCAGGTGAAGGAGAAATCTACCATGAAAGCCATCCTCGCCAACTTCCTGCCAGGCAACAGCTACAACCCCATCCCCTTCCCGTT TGACCCTGACAAGCACTACCTGATGGATGAACATGAGCGGGTGCCCATCGCAGTGTGCGAGAGAGAGCCGAGCTCCATCATAGCCTTCGCTCTCAG CTGCAAGAAGTATAAAACAGCGCTGGATGATTTGTCGAAGACATCAAACACAGGCGGGGATGAGAATCCACAGGTCATCAG TGCTGGGGAGAGTCGGGCAAAGAGCAGCCCTGCCAGGCCCAGTGAGTCGGCTTCGTCCCAGCAGAGCCGCAGCAGTATGGACACTGATCCCCTTA AGGATGCAGACTTGACAgataaacagaagaaacagaccCTGAATCCACATATTGAGCTAC AATTCTCTGATGCCAACGCCAAGTTTTACTGTCGAATCTACTACGCTGAGGAGTTTCACAAAATGCGTGAGGTGATCATGGAGAGCCCTGAGGAGGATTTTGTCCGATCACTGTCCCACTGCGTCAACTGGCAGGCTCGTGGTGGAAAATCTGGAGCAGTTTTCTATGCAACAGAAG ATGACCGGTTCATCCTGAAGCAGATGCCCAGACTGGAGGTCCAGTCCTTCCTGGACTTTGCACCTCACTACTTCACCTACATCACTGGAGCTGTGCAGCAGAAG CGGCCGACTGCCCTGGCCAAGATCCTGGGTGTTTACAGGATCGGTTACAAGAATTcccagaacaacacagagaagaaactgGACCTGCTTGTGATGGAAAATCTTTTCTATGGACGCAAGATGGCTCAG GTGTTTGATCTCAAAGGCTCCCTGAGAAACCGTAACGTCAAGACAGACTCAGGGAAGGAGAGCTGTGAGGTGGTTCTGCTGGATGAGAACCTCCTGAAGTTGATCCATGACAACCCGCTGTACATCCGCTCCCACTGTAAGGCCATCCTGCGAGCCGCCATACACAGCGATGCCTACTTCCTCTCCAGCCACCTCATCATCGATTACTCCCTGCTGGTGGGGCGTGACGATACCACCGATCAGCTGGTCGTTGGGATTATAG ATTATATTAGGACATTTACCTGGGACAAGAGACTAGAGATGGTTGTCAAATCCACTGGAATCCTGGGAGGTCAAG GGAAGATGCCCACTGTGGTCTCTCCGGAGCTGTACAGAGCTCGTTTCTGCGAGGCCATGGACAAATACTTCCTGATGGTACCTGACCACTGGACGGGCCTGGGCATCAACTGCTGA